The Gracilibacillus caseinilyticus genome segment GCCATCCTTATCTTTCACAGCTTCGATATGTGCGGAAGTTGTAAGGATACATACAGGTTGAGCATCTTCCTTCATATAACGGATTCTTGCTGCAGGATAATTTGGATCAAGCGGTACATATGCTGCACCTGTTTTTAATATTGCTAGCAGCCCAACTACCATGTCTACTGATCGCGACATCGCTAGCGCAACAAACTGTCCTGGTCCTACACCTTTATCTATCATAAGATGCGAGAGACCATTCACTCGCTTGTTCAATTCTTCGTATGTCAGTACGATGTCTTCATAGCTTAATGCCAGTTGATCTGGGTACTTTTGCACTTGTTTCTCAAAAGCGGCAATTACCGTTTCTTCTGCAATTTCCATCTGCTCCGGACTACCTAAGTCTAACATCTTCGCTTTCTGCTGTTCACCTAACATATCAATCTGCGAAATAGTCTGATCAGCTTCAGCTGCTGCATGATCTAGAAAGCGCAGCAATTGATCTACTAGTCTCTCAATAGTGTCTCGTTTAAACAGTTCGGTACTGTATTCTACTAAGCCTTGTAAACCTTCACCTTCATCACGTCCATGTTCAGTAAACTCGAATGTCAGATCAAACTTAGAGGTTCCTACACTGCGAATACTGACGTTGCTGTCTAATTCCGGCAGATCTAACGATGCTTCCGGTGTATTCTGTAAGATTAACATGACTTGAAACAATGGATGCTTCGCTTTCGATCGGACCGGATTCAGCACCTCTACCAGTCTTTCAAACGGCAGCTCCTGATTTTCATAAGCACTAATGTTCACGGAACGAACACGGGCAAGCAGTTCACGAAAACTTGGATCATTGGATGTATCTGTCCGGAGAACAAGTGTATTAATAAATAAACCGACAAGGTCTGTTAAAGACTGTTCGTTTCGGCCAGCCACCGGACTTCCTAATGGAATATCCTCGCCTGCTCCAATTCGCGTTAACAGTGCACTTACTCCTGCTTGCAGAACCATGAATAAACTTACTTCATTCTCTTTCGCAACCTGCTCCAGTCGTTGATGGAGAGAAGGATGGAGTGTAAAGGCAAACGTCCCCCCTTGATGAGTGGATGCTGCAGGTCTTGGATAATCAGTCGGCAACTCCAATTGGTCTGGTAAATCAGCTAGTTCCTGCTCCCAATACTGAATCTGTTCCGCTATGAAACTATTTTTCCCCTGTTCTTCACTAATCAGATCTTTTTGCCACATAACATAATCTGCATAATCAATCGGTAATTCCTCCCAAGCTGGTCTCTCTTGTAATAAACGGGCTTTATAAGCCTCTTGTAAATCCTGTGTGAACGGATAAAGAGACCAGCCATCTCCGACCATATGATGGATAAGCACAAGTAATGTGTAACGTCCATTCCCCTGATCAAATAATCGGATCTGACAAGAGGGTTCTTCCGACAGATGGAAAGAATATTGGACAGCATCTTCTAATACCTGTTCGATATGTTCTGGTTTCACTTTCTCGATAGGAAGTGCCGGTATTACTTGTTCTGCTTCGATGATCGATTGGAATGGTTCGCCATCATGTTCTTTAAAAATAGTCCGAAGCGGCGGATGACGATCGACCACATCACAGAGTGCTTGATGCATGGCTGTCAGATCAAGATTACCTTGAAGCTCAATCACCATCGGGATATTGTAAGTCGGGCTCGCCCCTTCTAATTGATGCAGGAACCATAATCGCTTCTGAGCAAAGGATAAGCCTATCTCGTCTGGTTTTTCCCTTTTTTCAATCGACGGTTTCACCTTTCCTCCCACATTCAGCTGATGAACAAGCCCTGCTACAGTAGGTGCTTCAAACAGCTTACCAATGCTGATCTCCACTTCAAACTCATCTCGAATTCGATTAATTAAACGTCCTGCCAGTAACGAATGCCCCCCTAAATAAAAGAAATGATCATGTACACCAACATGTGGAAGGTCCAGTACCTCCGCAAATAATTCCGTTAAGTGTTTTTCCTGAGGGGTTCTTGGTTCACGATCATGTGAGGTACTCACTTGCTGCGGTGCAGGTAACGCTTTTTTGTTAATTTTACCGTTCGGTGTTAACGGAAAGGCATCGAGTACTACAATTGCTGATGGCACCATATATTCGGGCAAGTATTCGTACGCTAACTCGTGTAATTCCGCAGAAATCGATTCAGATGGCGCTGTGACATAGGCAACGAGACGCTTATCACCAGGGCGATCCTCTCTGACGATTACTTTCGCCTGATATACTTGGTTATGCTTGGCTAATATCGATTCGATCTCACCAGGTTCAATCCGAAATCCTCTTACTTTCACCTGATCGTCTACTCTGCCTCCGTAATGTAATGTACCGTCCGGATTCCATAAGGCACGGTCTCCCGTACAATACATCCGTTCTCCAGCTCCATCAAACGGATTCGCTACAAAACGCTCCGCCGTTAAAGCCGTTCGACGGTTATACCCTGCCGCAAGTCCGTTGCCGGCAATATACATGTTGCCCATTACACCAGGAGGAACTGGCTGGAGACTGTCGTCCAAAATATAGATTTGGGTATTCAGAATTGGTTTACCGATGGATGGCGTCTCTTCCACTTCCTGCTCAAACATCATCGCGGTTGACCAAATTGTTGTTTCTGTTGGACCATAAAGATTTGTGATCTTACATCCTTGCTGATGCAGAGACTGTGCCAACGTTTGTGGCAAAGCTTCGCCACCAACAAGCACTTCTACACCATGTAGTGCATCAGCGTTCTCTGCTACAATCGACTGCCACAATGTCGGGGTCGCTTGCATGATGGTAACGGCCTGATCTTTCATCTTCTCTGTCAATTTTCGTGGATCTTGAATCGTTTTTTTCTCGACAACTATACACGTTGCTCCACTTAATAATGGTAAAAATAATTCCAATACAGATATATCGAAGGCTATCGTCGTGACCGCCATTAACCGGTCTTGTCCGGTAAGCAAGAACTTCTGCCGCATCGCAAACAAGAAGTTCGTAATGCCTCCATGTGTCACCATTACCCCTTTTGGATTACCTGTTGACCCTGATGTATAGATCATATATACAGGATCATCCCAAGTTACGTCAGTCTCTGGGAAGTGTTGCCCTCGGTATGATTGCATCTCTTTTTGTACCAGAGAATTATCGAGCACGAGACAAGGAACATCGTTAGATTGAAAAACGTTCTGGATCTCCTGGTAGGTAATGGCATAGATCGGGCTGGCATCACGCAGCACATAACCAATCCGGTCAGAAGGATAACTCGGATCAATTGGTACATACACAGCTCCAATATTCATCACTGCTAGCATGGCAATTACCATGTCCTCGGAACGCGGCATAGATACTGCAATCACATCGCCTTTTTTGACGCCTCGATGATCTAATACATGGGATAATTGATTGACTTTTTCATCAACCGCGGCATAAGTATAGCTTTTATCACGAAATACAAGAGCTGTCGCCTCTGGTGTTCTACTTCGTTGCTCTCTAAATGCAGAGACAACAGAAATCATCGGGACAACGAGTGGCGTATCATTCCATTTCTCTAGCACTCGATCAAGTTCTTCTTCGAGCAGAAGGTGATAGCGACCGATCGAATCTTCAAAATTTTGATAGGCCAAATCTTTTATGTTTTTCACCATGCGTTGGACATGGAGCGCTACGTCCGTTTGTTTATATATATCGGGATTATAATCAAGATCGATTCTGATTCCTTGCTCGTCTTGCTGGTCATATACATTTACCGATAAATCATCAACAGGTCCTGTAGCTAGTTTGTGGGTAACACCTTTCACTTCACCGAAATGCCAATCATAGGTAAATGGCATAATATTGACTTGAGGTCCAAACAACCTGCTTTGGTCACCAACTTTATTTAAATCACGGCGTAAATCCTCATGCCGGTAATACTGATGCTGCTGGACCTGTTGCATTGCCGCTCTTATTTGGTGTAACAATGCCAGGAAAGACTGATCGGATTGCACTGTCACTCGAAGTGGCAGAATATTCATGACCATTGATGGCACATTGATCGATTTCGAACCCATTCGGTTCATCATTGGAACACTTAAGACAACATCATCTGATCCCGTCAATCGATGAACATATAAGGCGACAGAGGCCATCATCACCTCTGACCAATGAAAACGGTACTGCTGCGCCTTCTTCTTGAGCAGTTCAAACGCAGTTCTATCGAGATAATCTGTGCACTGTCCCACTGTTTTAGGTAACATGGAAGTCTCTTCTGTTAAGCTGACTACTTCAGGCTCATCAGCGAATTGGTCGATCCAAAATAGCCGATCGTCTTCAAATTTCTCTGATTGACGATATGCTTGATCCTCCTCTACCACAGATTCAAACGTTGAACCCTTTCGCTCTTGCTCATCATCAGCTTTTCCGTTTAGCAAGGATTGATAATGATTGACCACAGACTGATTGAGCAGGGTAAAACCATACGCATCTATGGCAATATGATGGATTTTTTGATACCAATAGTAATGGTCTTCCTCTAACTTAAATAAGACCTGCTTAAATAACGCTTCCTTGCTCAAATCAATCGCGGTCGCCACGTCTTCTTTCATCCAACGGTACGCTTGTTCACAAGGGTTCTGTTCATTACTAAGATCCATTAACCGAAACGGTACCTTTCGCTCGCTGCGTATTGTTTGGATCGGTCCGTCACCTTCATCGGCAAATTGCATCTGAAGAGCATCCGCTTCACGCATCGTCTTTCTAATCGCTTCTTCAAAGTAATCAATATGTAACGGACCGCGAATATCGACATACTCTGCCGTATTATAAATCGGGTTAGCCGGTTCAAGCTGTTGTGCATACCATATTCCAGTCTGCGCGCCAGTCAATGGCCAGTGCTGCGCAATTGTCTGCTGCATAAAAACTTGCCTCCCTTTCCAATTAGACACTTTGCTTTTGATAGTTGATTATTTTGGTCCACCAATCATTCAATGTTGGGTTTTCCGCCAATGTGACAAAGTCGACATCGATTCCTTCTTGTCGCAATTCTTCTCTGACACTCATCAATCGGATCGAATCAAGCCCGACATCAAGGAGATTCTCCTGACCTTTCAACTCATCTGGTGATTGGTCCAATAACTCTGCCACTCTATTTCGCAACCCTTCAAAAGAAGTAAATTGTAAGTCGTCTTGCTTTTGCTGTATTGCTTGTAATACTTGCTCTAAAGTGATTGTGACACCACAACGTGTCGCTACATAATTTAATGCCATATGGTGTTTTTCCACAGAAAAATCCGCTATCGCATCAGCTACCAGAAAGCTTTGAACATCCTCCATGAATGCCTCTGTGGCAGTTACTAAACAGCCAATATGCGCATAAACGCCAGTGATAACCAGCTGATCGCGACCTGTAGCTTCAAGAAATGATTGCAAGCTTGTCCGTTTAAAGGCACTATAACGCCATTTTGTTAACACAAGGTCCTCTTCATCTGGTGTGATGGTATCGGTAATTTTGGTCACTGATTCATCATCTGTTAGTCCACCTCCCCAAAAGTCTGTCAGCAGAGCTCTGTCTTTTGGATCCTGATCTCCTGGCTGTGCAGTATAAACAACCGGAATTCCAAGTGCCTTACACTGTTCTTTTAACTTCTCGATGTTATTAACTAGTTCAGGAATTGGCGATTGCTTCTGATCATAAGCATTCAGGAAATACTGCTGCATATCATGAATCAGAAGGACAGCTCGGTCTGCATCCACCTCCCATGAGACACAATTATCTGGTAAATCTTCTTTTGATGGCATTTGATAAGATGGAATGGTTGGTAATCCCATTATCCACACTTCCTTTCTCGTTTATTTTACTTTCACTAATTTATCCGAAATCTGTTGTCTTAATTGCTTTTTGCTCACTTTTCCTAGGGCAGTTTGCGGGAAGGATTCTACCCATTCGACTCGGTCAGGAATCTTGTATGTAGCCAATCCTCGTTCTTCCAAAAAGGAACGGATGACAGCCGTGGTTTGTTTTTCTCCCTTCGGTATGATGAACGCACAAGAACGTTCCCCTAAGAAATGATCGGGCATCGAGACAATCGCTGCATCATACACGTTTGGGTGCGCGAGCAAATGATTTTCTACTTCTTCTGCTGCAATTTTTTCACCACCGCGATTGATTTGATCCTTGTCCCTTCCTTCGACCGTGATACTTCCATCTCCATTACGTCTGACAAGATCTCCTGTTCGATAGAATCCATCATCTGTAAATGATTTCTTATTATGCTGTTCCGCTTTATAATAGCCACGAATTGTATAAGGTCCTCTCGTTAACAGTTCACCTACTTCACCGATCGCAACCTCCTGATCCTCTTCATCTACGATACGAATTTCATCATAGGCTGACATCGGTCGACCCTGTGTATGAATAATCGTTTCTTCCGGATCATCCAGGCGTGTGTAATTGACCAGACCTTCTGCCATACCAAACACTTGCTGCAGCTGACAACCGAAGGCAGGTCGTATTCGTTTCGCACTTTCCGCACTGAATTTAGCCCCACCGACTTGTATCACTTGCAAACTGGAAAAATCATATGAACGTGATTTAATTGCTTCAAGCCAAATCAACGCAATAGGTGGGACCATTCCGGTAATCGTTACTTTTTCCTTTTCAATGAGCGGAAATGCTTCATCCGGACTTGAGCCACTGGATAAAACAATTCTTCCACCTGCATAGATGGTTCCCAACACACCTGGCGAACTTAACGGAAAATTATGCGCAATAGGTAAAACAGTGAGATAGACACTGTCCTCTGTCAGTTCGCAAACCTCGTTACTTTTTATCAAGCTGTACATATAATCATCATGTGTTCGTGGAATCAGCTTCGAACGCCCCGTACTTCCTCCAGACAACTGCAGAAAAGCAACATCTGACGATTTTACATCTGGCTTTTCCAAAGGAGCGTCTTTATATAAATCTGTTAAACTGATAAACTGTTCGACCTCTCCATGAACGATAACATGCTGGAGTGTCGGCACCTCTTCCTTTACGCTTTGAGCCATCGGCAAGTAATTGTAACCGGCATGCTTGTCGGCTGCAATATACGCTTTGGCTTCTGAAAACTCACAGAAATACTGTATTTCACTATAGCGATGAGTTGGTAATGCAAAAACTGGCAAAGCACCTAGATTAAATAAAGCGAAAATCACTTCAAAAAATGCTATCTGATTGGGCAGCTGCACTACGACTCGATCTTCTTTTTCAATACCAAGCTGCTGCAAGCCAACCGCTAATCGTTCCACTCGCTCCTGCAGCTGTGCATAGCTGATATGTTCGTCATGTGTGGAGAGGACGATTCGATCACCGTTCTGTTCTGCCCGGTTTCGTAACATCTCATCAAATGTTTCCCCTTTCCAGCAGCCTTGTTCACGATAATATGCTGCCAATTCCGCTGGCCATGTCGGACAACCTTCCACAAATAATCCCTCCTAGTTATCATGAATTCCCATTGCACGTAGCATGGTTTGCATTTTCGCACCTGTTTCGGCTAATTCTTCCTCTGCTTTCGATCCGGCAACAACACCCGCTCCTGCAAACAGCTGCATCGAGTGATCGGTTGCTTCGGCACAACGAATCGTGACAATCCATTCCCCGTCACCTCGTTCATTGCACCAGCCGACCATACCGGTAAAATATTGGCGGTCAAATGGTTCAATATAGCGGATAGCCTCATGTGCCGCTTCTGTCGGATGACCGCAAACAGCAGGTGTCGGATGAAGAGCTGTCGCTAATTCTAAAGATGATGTTTTTTCATCTCTGACAATCCCTTTCACCTCAGTGGACAGGTGCCACATTGTTTCTGTTTTGATTAAGGATGGTTTATCTGGTACATGAATCATTTCACATAAAGGATCCAGCGACTCTTTCACGGCTCGAACAACCACTGCATGTTCATGAAGGTCTTTAGCAGATTGAATCAGTTCGTCTGCACGTCGTTGGTCTTCCGCCGGATCATTACTGCGAGGACGAGAACCGGCTAATGGATTGGCCATTACCATAAATCCTGACTTAGAAACCAATAGTTCCGGACTTGCACCAATCAATGTTCGAGGTCGATCATTTTCTTTTGGCAAATCAAGCGCAAATGTATAGCCGCTTGGATTATGATGTGCCAGATTGAATAGGATAGATTCGACTTGAATCGGTTGATCCGATGTCATTCGTAAGGAACGTGATAAAACAAGCTTCTCCATATCACCTTTTTTAATCCGATCTAAACCATCATTTATACCTCGTTCGTAATCCTCTGGTATTGGCACAGGCTCGAGTGTATACGAAGCTTGAAGATTGTTATGCTCCTTCACCTCATGATGTTCTATTGGTCCTGCTATTTCAACTTCTTCCGGGACGACCAATTGGGCTGGGTTCTTTTTATCAAAGGGTACTGCACCTATTACGATAGGGTGTGTATGACCTGCTTCTTTCGCCTCGGAAATAGCAGATTGAACCGATTCGGCTAGCGTCGGATACTTAGTATCACCGATACTCCATTCGACTCTAGCAAATACTCCACTACCTTTTAACGTTTGATTTGGCGAGGCAAGAAAGTAATCTCCCACTTCGTATTTGTTCATTAACTCGTTACCAGTTTGCTTTAAAACATCGGTAAGCATCATTGGCTGAAGACCTCCTTTTTGATTTTTCTACTAAACACCAAGGGTTGCACCACCATCGACACATATATCCTCCATCGTCATATGTCCTGAGCAGTCTGATGCCAAGAAAAGAATAGTATCGGCAACGTCTTGGGCTTGTCCCAATTTCTGAAGTGGAATACCGAGACGATATGCCTCCTGTGTACCTTTAATCGATTGCTCTGCTCCATTCGCATCCGTCCACAGTTGTCGTAGCATATCTGTTTCGGTAGATCCTGGTGATACGACATTGCAGCGAATGTTGTATGACGCAAGTTCGAGCCCTAAGCACTTTGTATACATGGTGGCAGCTGCTTTCGATGCTGCATAAGCCGCCATTGACATTCTAGGCATTCGTCCTGCATTCGAGCTAACAACTACAATGGATCCTTGCTCCCTAGATTTCATACGTCGACTTATAGCTTTCGTGACAATAAAAAGTGATGTCGCATTAACTTCAAAAGTTTGCTCCCAATCCTCTTGTGTCAATGCATCCACTTCCGCTAAATGAAGTACTCCTGCAACATTCGCGAGAATATCGATAGCACCTATCCTGTTTTCGACGGTTTCCACTAACTCCTCCACAGCATCAACATCTGAAATATCTACGCAAAATGGCGTGACTTGCGGTTTTTGCTGAAATCTTTCCATGACTTTGCTCTGACAATCGACAGCAGCTACATGTGCTCCTTGTTGTACAAATGATTCAACTACAACACGGCCAATTCCGCCTGCAGCACCTGTAACAATAACTGTTTTGCCTGCTATATCTTGTAATTGCATGTCATCCTCCTTTCCAATAATTACACACACAATTGATAACGATTATCATTATCGGTGATGTCTGTTTAAATGATAACCATTCTCAATGAAAAGCGCAACCCTTTTTCCATTATTTGAAATAAATTAACTAAGTAATTTACATAAAATGGTATATATAACTCTTTACACATTGCTCCCTGATAAATAACTACTACTACAAGGACTTACTGTACACTCAACAGGATTTGTGATGACGAGACGAAGACCAGATGTACTATTTTTAGTAGAATATTGCGCTGATTAGTAACAATATTCAGGAAGAAAGTCTTGATGATAATCTTTATAGTTGTAGGTGAGGTGAACTTACATGTTCAGAAAAGTTTGGAGAAATAAACATATACGTTTCTATCCGCGTGGTAGTGGTATCTCCAAGTTTGGGGATGTGTTATCAGGTATGGCTTTTTTATTTTTGGCATACGATCTCACGAAGTTGAATTCTCTGACAACCGTCATGGCGATTGCGGAAACCGTGCCCTATTTACTATTTGGATTGATTGGCGGTGTTGTGGCAGATTGGGCAAATAAGAAAAAATTATTAATCATACTTGATTTTAGTGCGGGTCCCATTGGTCTTGTCCGTTGTATGCTTCTACTATTTGGATCTAATGTCCTTCTATTACTTACTCATCGTCAGTTTTCTTATTCAGAGTATAGGTTGTTTCTTTAATCCCACGCACAGGACAGTTCTGCCTGCTATTACTCCAGAGGATGACAGAAATATCGTAAACAGCATAAATGATATACTCTCAAGAGGAATTAAGGTCTTAAGTCCCTTTTTGTCTGTGTGGATATTGAATCATTATGGGACAATTCATTTCTTTACCATTGATACGATCACCTATGCAGTGAGTGCGTGGTGCATTTCTAGGATTCCAATAACCGAACATCCCCCCGAATTCGGGAACAAAACGGTTAACAATTTGTTTCATTCCATAGCTGAATTTGCTTATTGGGCAACATCACACCTTACGATAAGACGGCTATTCCTATTTACGTTTATTACCGTATTTTTTAACACATGGGTTTGGGAAGTTGGGATATTACTTGGATGAGATGAGAGGGAATAGCGAAGCATGTCATTTTCAATTTTTCTGATTGGGGGGTTACAACCTTCCTATAATACGAATTATGTAAATGACAAAGTGGTAATTTTGAAAAAATTTATATGCTTAACAAAGCGCCGAAAATATGCCCCGCAGGACGCGAAATGGTTGGCCGGATCGGTATCCCAGCACATGAAACATTTCAAAATTACCCCATAGCCAGTTTTTACATATCCCGAATTATAAGCACCCATTTATACTTCCGATTCAGATAGAAAAAACCATTGCCAATAGATAGACAATGGTTTTGCTGGATAGAAATGATGTTATTAGTTCAAAGTCTCTACTAACTCCAACTTTACAAGCTCTTGACGGATCATTTCCACGACAGCTTCTCGATCGGCTGGGTTATTTTCAAAATCCAAATCATCGACATTTATCTTAAGAATCGGAGAGATATTATACTCATCAAAATAATGACGATATTCTTGATTTAGCCGCTCCCAATAAGCAATCTCTGTATCCAGTTCATATTGTCTGCCACGCTTTGTGATACGACGAACGGCTTCGTCTGTGGAAGCTTCCAAATAAATCATTAAGGCAGGCGGCTGACAGTGTTCAATCATATTTCCAAACAAATCTTTATATATGTTAAACTCTTCAACCGACATATCACCAGAATCCTTCAACATTTTGGCAAAAATGACATCACCATAAATACTGCGATCCAGTACTGCTTTGTTCAATTGGCTCGCATTTTTTATATGACGGAATCGTTCATTCAAAAAGAATACTTGCAGTGGGAAGCTGTAGCGCTCGCGGTCATAATAAAACTTATCCAAGATTGGATTGTTTACTACCGGTTCTTCAAATGGCGTATAGCCAAATTCATTTACAACGATATCCATTAACGTACTTTTTCCAACCCCTACTACACCATCTATTGTAATCATGTTCCATATCTCTCCTTCAATGTTGTCTTTTAGTCCTTTCAGACATTCTTGATAAAAACCCTTGTCTTGTTGTCTCAACCTGTTATCACTCCTTCAGATTGCGTTGGATTATCGGGTTTGCTGTGTTCTGTTTACACTTGATTCATTATACGGAAAATTAATCTATTTTACTATATCCATTCGAATTTTCATTTTACAATGTCGTGAACTCTGTATGTTATACTAAATAAACGCTTAAATCCTGGTCAATGATAGTCTATGGAGGTAAAAAATGAAAAATCATTTCCTTATTGGTGAACTTGCGAAATTATTTCAGTTACCCACTTCTACTCTTCGATATTATGATGAGATCGGTATTTTTCAACCGAAACATAAAGATCCAGACAGTATGTACCGCTATTACTCCGTCGATCAATTCATCGTATTGGACACCATCATCTTTTTAAAAAATCAAGGTTTTTCTATCAAAGATATAAAACAGCATTTGAAACAAAGAAAGCCTGAAAATATGAAAAGCTTATTAGAAAATAAACTTGAAGAAGTCGAGAAAGAAATGGAACGGTTAAATCAGGTATACGCAAAAATAAACAATAAGATTTCTACCATTAATACCGGGCTTTCTCTAAGCGCTAATCCTATTTTAGAATTCAAGTGGTTCCCATCAAGAACGATATCTTTTATCTATAATGATTCACCGATCAATTTACAAGAAGATTTTAATTCACTGTATATAAGGGATTTAGAAGAGATTTCTACATCTGGCATAGGATATGAAGGCTATTTTACTGGTGATTTTGGTAACATTGTTGACTTACAAAGTCTGTATCATGACAAAGAAGTTAAGTATCGCGCAGTTTTTGAAGTGCTCCCTAATGATAAGTACGGACACCGGATAAAACTGTCTAAACTTGACGAAGGTACATATGCATGCTATCCCCACTGCGGACCGTATGAGACGATTAAGACTACTTATTTATACGTATTAGCAGAACTAGAAAAAAGCGACTATCACATCACGGGTGATCCACTCGAAATTATCATGCTTGATGAATCGATCATCCAAGATGAAAAATCATATGTTACTTGGATACAAATTCCAATAAGCAAAGCGACTTGACCTTCAAGTTACTTGAAGCTTTATACTACCTCTTGTGACGAAAAAAGCAGGAGGTATGCTACATGAACAATACACACTCTCATTTAAAACATAAACCTGTGAAAAAGGTTTTTTTCGCTTATTTCTTTCCATCGATATTGGGTATGATGCTGATGTCAGCAAATATTTTAATCGACGGAATATTCGTTGGTAACGGTGTCGGTTCAGCAGGAATTGCAGGGGTAAACCTAGCAATGCCGGTATTCTCACTATTATTTTCAATCGCACTTTGGATCGGTATCGGTGCAGGTACCATGTACTCGATAAACATCGGCAGCGAAGCAAATGATAAAGCAAGCAGCATTTTTTCACTTGCAGTAATCAGTACATTGGTACTGCTATTTTTTATTGGTTTGATCGGATACTTGAACGTTGAAAAAATTGCGATTCTCCTCGGAGCTAATCATGACACCTTATCTTATACCGTTGACTATTTAACTATTCTGTTTTTATTCGGGTGGCTGATTGCTCTTCAGGAGCTGATTAGTATTTTTGTAAGAAATGATGGCAGTCCAAAATTATCCATGATCGCGCTTGGCATGACTGCCTTAGTAAATATCCTGTTGAATTACGTGATGATTTTTGTATTAGATCTAGCAGTTTTTGGCGCTGCTCTCGCTACTGTATTAGCTAGCGTTGTCGGCTTACTCATTCTGTGCCTTCACTTTTTGAAAGCTACCACCTTGCTGAAAATTTCCTTCCAATGGTGGTCATGGCGCTTGCTTGGTCGTATATTTACAGTTGGATTTCCGA includes the following:
- a CDS encoding deoxynucleoside kinase produces the protein MRQQDKGFYQECLKGLKDNIEGEIWNMITIDGVVGVGKSTLMDIVVNEFGYTPFEEPVVNNPILDKFYYDRERYSFPLQVFFLNERFRHIKNASQLNKAVLDRSIYGDVIFAKMLKDSGDMSVEEFNIYKDLFGNMIEHCQPPALMIYLEASTDEAVRRITKRGRQYELDTEIAYWERLNQEYRHYFDEYNISPILKINVDDLDFENNPADREAVVEMIRQELVKLELVETLN
- the dhbA gene encoding 2,3-dihydro-2,3-dihydroxybenzoate dehydrogenase, which encodes MQLQDIAGKTVIVTGAAGGIGRVVVESFVQQGAHVAAVDCQSKVMERFQQKPQVTPFCVDISDVDAVEELVETVENRIGAIDILANVAGVLHLAEVDALTQEDWEQTFEVNATSLFIVTKAISRRMKSREQGSIVVVSSNAGRMPRMSMAAYAASKAAATMYTKCLGLELASYNIRCNVVSPGSTETDMLRQLWTDANGAEQSIKGTQEAYRLGIPLQKLGQAQDVADTILFLASDCSGHMTMEDICVDGGATLGV
- the dhbC gene encoding isochorismate synthase DhbC, whose product is MMLTDVLKQTGNELMNKYEVGDYFLASPNQTLKGSGVFARVEWSIGDTKYPTLAESVQSAISEAKEAGHTHPIVIGAVPFDKKNPAQLVVPEEVEIAGPIEHHEVKEHNNLQASYTLEPVPIPEDYERGINDGLDRIKKGDMEKLVLSRSLRMTSDQPIQVESILFNLAHHNPSGYTFALDLPKENDRPRTLIGASPELLVSKSGFMVMANPLAGSRPRSNDPAEDQRRADELIQSAKDLHEHAVVVRAVKESLDPLCEMIHVPDKPSLIKTETMWHLSTEVKGIVRDEKTSSLELATALHPTPAVCGHPTEAAHEAIRYIEPFDRQYFTGMVGWCNERGDGEWIVTIRCAEATDHSMQLFAGAGVVAGSKAEEELAETGAKMQTMLRAMGIHDN
- a CDS encoding (2,3-dihydroxybenzoyl)adenylate synthase; the encoded protein is MEGCPTWPAELAAYYREQGCWKGETFDEMLRNRAEQNGDRIVLSTHDEHISYAQLQERVERLAVGLQQLGIEKEDRVVVQLPNQIAFFEVIFALFNLGALPVFALPTHRYSEIQYFCEFSEAKAYIAADKHAGYNYLPMAQSVKEEVPTLQHVIVHGEVEQFISLTDLYKDAPLEKPDVKSSDVAFLQLSGGSTGRSKLIPRTHDDYMYSLIKSNEVCELTEDSVYLTVLPIAHNFPLSSPGVLGTIYAGGRIVLSSGSSPDEAFPLIEKEKVTITGMVPPIALIWLEAIKSRSYDFSSLQVIQVGGAKFSAESAKRIRPAFGCQLQQVFGMAEGLVNYTRLDDPEETIIHTQGRPMSAYDEIRIVDEEDQEVAIGEVGELLTRGPYTIRGYYKAEQHNKKSFTDDGFYRTGDLVRRNGDGSITVEGRDKDQINRGGEKIAAEEVENHLLAHPNVYDAAIVSMPDHFLGERSCAFIIPKGEKQTTAVIRSFLEERGLATYKIPDRVEWVESFPQTALGKVSKKQLRQQISDKLVKVK
- a CDS encoding MerR family transcriptional regulator; this translates as MKNHFLIGELAKLFQLPTSTLRYYDEIGIFQPKHKDPDSMYRYYSVDQFIVLDTIIFLKNQGFSIKDIKQHLKQRKPENMKSLLENKLEEVEKEMERLNQVYAKINNKISTINTGLSLSANPILEFKWFPSRTISFIYNDSPINLQEDFNSLYIRDLEEISTSGIGYEGYFTGDFGNIVDLQSLYHDKEVKYRAVFEVLPNDKYGHRIKLSKLDEGTYACYPHCGPYETIKTTYLYVLAELEKSDYHITGDPLEIIMLDESIIQDEKSYVTWIQIPISKAT
- a CDS encoding MATE family efflux transporter: MNNTHSHLKHKPVKKVFFAYFFPSILGMMLMSANILIDGIFVGNGVGSAGIAGVNLAMPVFSLLFSIALWIGIGAGTMYSINIGSEANDKASSIFSLAVISTLVLLFFIGLIGYLNVEKIAILLGANHDTLSYTVDYLTILFLFGWLIALQELISIFVRNDGSPKLSMIALGMTALVNILLNYVMIFVLDLAVFGAALATVLASVVGLLILCLHFLKATTLLKISFQWWSWRLLGRIFTVGFPSFLAEAGTLVFVAGYNLAIVHLLGTTGVAAFSVINYLHGFMYLSFFGIELALQPMISYYHGAKEKSHIQESLRIGEKTAFTLGGMLLIIGLFAAPVLVSFFGLESDEVRTLAVQGIRLFFIGYLFIGFNFVYMTYFQSIGQIRASVTIALLRGFVILILLLWLLPKILGVAGVWLALPVAEMIVALLIICFARKHVINKRTKTGTKAFSSQ
- a CDS encoding MFS transporter codes for the protein MSFYYLLIVSFLIQSIGCFFNPTHRTVLPAITPEDDRNIVNSINDILSRGIKVLSPFLSVWILNHYGTIHFFTIDTITYAVSAWCISRIPITEHPPEFGNKTVNNLFHSIAEFAYWATSHLTIRRLFLFTFITVFFNTWVWEVGILLG